A window of the Oryza brachyantha chromosome 5, ObraRS2, whole genome shotgun sequence genome harbors these coding sequences:
- the LOC121054557 gene encoding osteocalcin 2-like, which produces MLPKMSSSQKTLRAAMMEERASAGTTSTMASRLLLAAPDVAVSNPSFRVYYGVASAGSVPFLWESAPGTPKNDAISDAALPPLTPPPSYFSGKKGPAANGRKLAKSSSSKRLLSSSRQAASFVHSIIPKLRRSHTMPSPNSSSSSSSSSSSSSSKETTAGEQVQCSAGWRKRLVTTASPRSSFSSTSRGEDDDGDVASPTSTLCFRTRHSTGGGGGAARRLHGLMASVVGGN; this is translated from the coding sequence ATGCTTCCGAAGATGAGCTCGAGCCAGAAGACGCTCCGAGCGGCCATGATGGAGGAGAGGGCGTCGGCGGGGACGACGAGCACGAtggccagccgcctcctcctcgcggccCCGGACGTCGCCGTCTCCAACCCGTCCTTCCGCGTCTACTACggcgtcgcctccgccggctCGGTGCCGTTCCTCTGGGAGTCGGCGCCCGGCACGCCCAAGAACGACGCCATCTCCGACGCCGCCCTGCCGCcgctcacgccgccgccgtcctacTTCAGCGGCAAGAAGGGCCCCGCCGCCAACGGGAGGAAGCTCGCCAAGTCCTCGTCGTCCAAGCGgctgctctcctcctccaggcAGGCGGCCAGCTTCGTCCACAGCATCATCCCCAAGCTACGCCGGAGCCACACCATGCCGTCCCCGaactcctcctcgtcctcgtcctcgtcctcttcctcgtcgtcgtcaaaggagaccaccgccggcgagcaggTGCAGTGCAGCGCAGGCTGGAGGAAGAGGCtggtgacgacggcgagcccgCGGTCGTCGTTCTCGTCCACGTCGAggggcgaggacgacgacggcgacgtggcCTCGCCGACGTCCACCCTGTGCTTCCGGACGCGGCACTccaccggaggcggcggcggcgccgcccggaGGCTGCACGGCCTCATGGCGTCCGTGGTTGGAGGTaactag